In Ovis aries strain OAR_USU_Benz2616 breed Rambouillet chromosome 16, ARS-UI_Ramb_v3.0, whole genome shotgun sequence, one DNA window encodes the following:
- the LOC101109646 gene encoding small ribosomal subunit protein uS5-like, with the protein MADDAGAAEGPGGPGGPGMGGRGGFRGGFGSGVRGRGRGRGLGPGRGRGARGGKAEDKEWLPVTKLGRLVKDMKIKSLEEIYLFSLPIKESEIIDFFLGASLKDEVLKIMPVQKQTSAGRRTRFKAFVAIGDYNGHVGLGVKCSKEAATAIRGAIILAKLSIVPVRRGYWGNKISKSHTVPCQVTGRCGSVLVRLIPAPRGTGIVSAPVPKKLVMMAGIDDCYASARGCTATLGNFAKAAFDAISKTYSYLTPDLWEETVFTKSPYQEFTDHLVKTHTSASVQRTQAPAVATT; encoded by the coding sequence ATGGCGGATGACGCCGGTGCTGCGGAAGGGCCCGGAGGCCCGGGAGGCCCCGGAATGGGAGGCCGCGGTGGCTTCCGCGGAGGCTTTGGTAGTGGCGTCCGGGGACGGGGTCGCGGCCGGGGTCTCGGGCCGGGCAGAGGCCGCGGAGCTCGCGGAGGCAAGGCCGAGGACAAGGAGTGGCTCCCCGTTACCAAGCTGGGCCGCCTGGTCAAGGACATGAAGATCAAGTCTCTGGAGGAGATCTACCTTTTCTCTCTGCCCATCAAGGAGTCTGAGATTATTGACTTTTTCCTGGGAGCATCCCTCAAGGATGAGGTTTTGAAGATTATGCCCGTGCAAAAGCAGACCAGTGCTGGCCGGCGGACCAGGTTCAAGGCGTTTGTTGCCATTGGGGATTACAACGGACATGTCGGTCTGGGTGTCAAGTGCTCCAAGGAAGCAGCCACTGCCATCCGTGGGGCCATCATCCTGGCCAAGCTGTCCATCGTCCCCGTGCGAAGAGGCTACTGGGGGAACAAGATCAGCAAGTCCCACACGGTTCCTTGCCAGGTGACTGGCCGCTGCGGCTCCGTGCTGGTGCGCCTCATCCCTGCCCCCAGAGGCACTGGCATCGTCTCCGCCCCTGTGCCCAAGAAGCTGGTGATGATGGCCGGCATCGACGACTGCTACGCTTCTGCCAGGGGCTGCACCGCCACCCTGGGCAACTTCGCCAAGGCCGCTTTTGATGCCATTTCCAAGACCTACAGTTATCTCACCCCTGACCTCTGGGAAGAGACGGTGTTCACCAAGTCTCCATATCAGGAATTCACTGACCATCTTGTGAAGACCCACACCAGCGCCTCCGTGCAGAGGACGCAGGCCCCAGCTGTAGCCaccacataa